The genomic stretch GGAGGAGCATGGCGACAAGGCTAGTGGTCTGCCCACCCGGCAACCTGACGGCATTTGACAGGCCAACCACAGTGGTCACCCAATCTATGATTGGCGCGCATGGAAACAGCTATAAACCGCGTCAGCAGACGGATAACCCAGGAACGCTCGCAGGGCGGCTCGCAGGCCATGCTCTACGCCACCGGCCTCACGCCGGGCGACATGTCGAAGGCCCAGGTCGGGATCGCCTCGATGTGGTACGAGGGCAACAGCTGCAACATACACCTGGACGAATTGGCGGCCCAAACCAAGCTGGGTGTCACCGAGGCCGGCCTGGTGGGGATGCGCTTCAACACCATCGGGGTCTCGGACGGGATGTCGATGGGGACCGACGGCATGTCCTACTCGCTCCAGTCGAGGGACCTCATCGCCGACTCCATCGAGACCGTCATGAGCGCCCAGTGGTACGACGCCAACATCTCGATCCCGGGCTGCGACAAGAACATGCCGGGGGCGGTCATGGCGATGGCCCGTCTCGACCGTCCGGCGCTGATGATCTACGGGGGCACCATCCGGGCCGGCGTCAACCGCCACGGCGACCCGATCGACATCGTGTCGGCCTTCCAGTCCTACGGCGAGGCGATCGCCGGCCGCCTGAGCGAGGACGATCGGCTCGACGTGGTCCTCAATGCCTGCCCCGGCGCCGGCGCATGCGGGGGCATGTACACCGCCAACACGATGGCCGTGGCGATCGAGGCGCTGGGAATGAGCCTCCCCTACAGTTCCTCGACTCCGGCGACCGACCCGGGCAAGGCGGCCGAGTGCCGGGAGGCGGGTGCCGCCATCCGGAGGCTTCTCGAGGAGGACATCCGCCCCGGCCAAATCATGACCCGGGCGGCGTTCGAGAACGCCATGGTCATCACGATGGTGCTGGGCGGCTCTACCAACGCGGTGCTACACCTCATGGCCATGGCCCACTCGGCCGGGGTCGATCTGGACATCGAGGACTTCCAGCCGGTCAGCGACCGCATCCCCTACCTGGGCGACCTCAAGCCCTCCGGCCGGTACGTGATGGAGGACCTGCATGAGGTGGGGGGCACGCCGGCGGTGCTGAGGATGCTGCTGGAACGGGGCGCCATAGATGGCGACTGCCTGACCGTGACCGGCCGGACCATGGCCGAGAACCTCGCCGACCTGCCGGGCCTGGCGGAGGGGCAGCTGGTGATAGCGCCCTGGGACAACCCGGTGAAGGACTCCGGCCACATCCAGATCCTCCGGGGCAACCTGGCCCCCGAAGGCGCTGTCGCCAAGATAACCGGCAAGGAAGGCCTCTCCTTCACTGGCACGGCGCTGCCCTACGACAGCGAGGAGGACATGCTCTCCGCCTTGGAGCGGGGCGAGATCGGGCCGGGATCGGTGATCATCATCCGCTACGAAGGCCCGAAGGGCGGGCCGGGCATGCCCGAGATGCTCACCCCCACCTCAGCCATCATGGGCGCCGGTCTGGGCCAGGACGTCGCCCTCATCACCGACGGCCGCTTCTCGGGCGGTTCCCATGGTTTCATCATGGGCCATGTCTGCCCCGAAGCCCAGGAGGGCGGCCCGATCGCGCTGGTGGAACCCGGGGATCGGATCTCGATAGACGCGGTGGCCCGGACCATCACCCTCGACGTATCCGAGGCCGAGTTGGCCGACCGTCAGGCGGCCTGGACGCCTCCGCCGCTCAAGGCCACGCGGGGCACCCTGGCCAGGTACATCCGGACGGTGTCGACAGCAAGCACCGGATGCGTGACCGACGCCTGAAGGTCTAGCTGCTATTCGGCCGGGGGTGTCTCGCTGTCCACGATGCCGACCACCACGCCGGCCGGGTCCGAGAACACGGCAAAGGTCACGGCGCCGGGAATGCTCGTCACCGGCAGGACTACCCCGGCGCCGGCGGCCACCGCCCGGTCCAGATAGCCCTGGATGTCGTCGACCTCGATGTAGATCATCACCTGGTTCTCCCCGGTGGGCGAGGCTTCGATACCGCCGTTGATCCCCGACTCGGCGCCGGTGTTCACGAGGCCGTACTCCATCTCTGACGCCACCTCGATCTGCCATCCGAAGACTTCCCTGAAGAAATCCCGGCTCTTCTCGGAGTCCACGGACTGGATCTCGAAGTGGACTACGGGGTTGGGCATGGCATCCTCCTGGGAGTCGTGGTTGGGTGGCCGGAGAGCCACGGTAGCGCAGGGATCAACCTACCGGTCGCGGCTGGATAGACACCGGGCACGAGGGGTGGGGAACGACAGCAGCCTGCGTCAGGGCGCAGCGACGGCAGTGTGAGCAGGAGGTTGTGGCTACTCGATGATCCCGGTGGCGCGGGCCAGGAAGGTGGCCATCTCGGCGCGGGTCACCGGTTTCCCGGGGCAATACCTCAGCGGGTTCAGGCCGCATCCGGCGGTCACACCGGCGGCGGCCAAGGCGTCGATTTGGGTCTGAAGGGTGTTGCCTAGGGTGTCGACGAACCCGAAGGCGGGTGCGGCCGGCAGGTTGAACGCCCTTACGAGGAAGGCGGCCATCTGCGCCCGGTTGACGGTCTGGTCGGGGCAGAACCGGGGTGGATTGAGTGCGCATCCGGCAGTGACTTGCCGCTGGGCCAAGCGTTCGGTGTAGGGCGCCCACCAAAGACCGGCGTCCACGTCGGCGAACGTGGAGGATGCCGCGGCGGAGGGGTTGGCACGGTCCAGGACCCGTACCAGCCAGACGGCCATCTCCCAGCGCCGCAGCGGCTCGCGGGGGCAAAGACCCTGGTCGCAGCCCGTGCCGTCAAAGATGCCGGGCATCTCTCGCATGAGGGCGTCTACGGCAGGTTGGTGAACCCCGGCGTGCTCGCCCGGACTGGAACCAAACCCGCTGACCGGTCCCGCCGGTAGCACTACTGGCTGGCTACCCCAGCATTCCACCGACCCATCGGTGCGGACCCCGCACGAAGTCGCGTCGCTGGCAGACACCGCGGTGAACGACCCCGGAGGTGCAGTGCCTGCCCGTCGTCGTTGTCTCCCCAGCAGAAGACAGAGCCATCACTCCGTAACCCACACCCTTGCTGAGAGTTGCCGGATACCTGGGTGAACGACCCCGAAGGCGCAACTTCCGGTCCGTAGACGTCCCAGCAGATGACAGAACCATCGGTCCGTAACCCACACTGAGAGGAAGCGCCCGTCGAGACGTGGGTAAACGGCGCTGAAGGCGGACTCGTCTCGAACTTCTCAAAGGTCTCTGCCGAATACGACCGCCCGCCCCAGCAGACGATGGAACCGTCCGTCCGTACTCCGCAGGAGTGGTCGAAGCCGGCGGAGACCTGGGTGAACGACCCCGGAGGCGCGGTTGCCGGCTCCTTGTCCCGGCAGAAGATGGAACCATCCGTCTGTACTGCGCAGGTATCGAAGCCGGACGTATCGTCGTAGCCGGCGCCGAAGATCTCGTTGAACGGAGGCCGACCCGCCGGATCACCGTTGCAAACCCAACCCACCTCGGTCGAGAGGCTGGTCCACTCGGTCACCAACCCACATGTATACCCGGGGATGGCGGACACACCGGTGAACGACCCCTGGAGAGGCTCGTTCCTGCCCCAGCACTCGATGGTTCCGTCTGTTCGTAACCCGCACCCATGGTGAGAATCGCCGGAAACCTGGGTGAACGACCCCGTAGGCCCGTCCGGCTCGTCATCCCAACACAAGATAGAATCAACGGTCCGCCGGTCTACCGTGGTCAACTTCACGCCGACAACCGCATCCGCGCCGACCGCCCACGGTACGCAGACCTCGCCGTCGTGGCCGGCGAAGATCTGCGTAAACGCCCCCGGTGGAGCAACCACCGGATAGGGAGCGGCCGCCGGATAGTACGTGAAGGTGTCGCCCCAGCAGATGACAGAACCATCCGTCCGTACTCCGCATGCATGGAGTCTGCCGGCGGAGACCTGGGTGAACGACCCCGAAGGAGCTGTCGCTTGCCCGTGGTCGTTGAGGCCCCAGCAGACGATGGTCGCGTCGGTCCGTAGCCCACACCCATAGAAGGAGCCGGCGGAGACCTGGTTGAACGACCCGGAAGGCGCGGTCGCTGAATCGAATGTGAAGGTACCGTCGCCGGCCAGCCCTCGGTTTTCGCCCCAGCACGCCACAGACCCGTCCCTCCGTAATGCGCACCACTGGCCGTTGCCGGCGGAGACCCGGCTAAACGACCCCGAAGGCGCGACCACCTGCCCTCTGGTGTTCTTACCCCAGCAGTCGATGGTCCCGTCGGGACGTAAACCGCACGCGTGCTGGGGGCCGGCCGAGACGGCGGTGAACGATCCCGACGGCGCGGTCGCCTGTCCAAGATGGTCACTCCCCCAGCAGACCACGGACCCTCCGCCACGTAACCCGCACGAGTAGCCACCGCCGGTGGAGACCCGGGTGAACGAACCCGAAGGCACGGTCGCCCCGAAGTGGTCGCCCCAACACGTGACAGTCCCGTCGGTACGCACCCCGCAGCCGACAGACACCGCAGTGAACGATCCCGCAGGAGTGAACGACCCCGACGG from bacterium encodes the following:
- a CDS encoding VOC family protein — encoded protein: MPNPVVHFEIQSVDSEKSRDFFREVFGWQIEVASEMEYGLVNTGAESGINGGIEASPTGENQVMIYIEVDDIQGYLDRAVAAGAGVVLPVTSIPGAVTFAVFSDPAGVVVGIVDSETPPAE
- the ilvD gene encoding dihydroxy-acid dehydratase, which encodes METAINRVSRRITQERSQGGSQAMLYATGLTPGDMSKAQVGIASMWYEGNSCNIHLDELAAQTKLGVTEAGLVGMRFNTIGVSDGMSMGTDGMSYSLQSRDLIADSIETVMSAQWYDANISIPGCDKNMPGAVMAMARLDRPALMIYGGTIRAGVNRHGDPIDIVSAFQSYGEAIAGRLSEDDRLDVVLNACPGAGACGGMYTANTMAVAIEALGMSLPYSSSTPATDPGKAAECREAGAAIRRLLEEDIRPGQIMTRAAFENAMVITMVLGGSTNAVLHLMAMAHSAGVDLDIEDFQPVSDRIPYLGDLKPSGRYVMEDLHEVGGTPAVLRMLLERGAIDGDCLTVTGRTMAENLADLPGLAEGQLVIAPWDNPVKDSGHIQILRGNLAPEGAVAKITGKEGLSFTGTALPYDSEEDMLSALERGEIGPGSVIIIRYEGPKGGPGMPEMLTPTSAIMGAGLGQDVALITDGRFSGGSHGFIMGHVCPEAQEGGPIALVEPGDRISIDAVARTITLDVSEAELADRQAAWTPPPLKATRGTLARYIRTVSTASTGCVTDA
- a CDS encoding S-layer homology domain-containing protein, with the translated sequence MREMPGIFDGTGCDQGLCPREPLRRWEMAVWLVRVLDRANPSAAASSTFADVDAGLWWAPYTERLAQRQVTAGCALNPPRFCPDQTVNRAQMAAFLVRAFNLPAAPAFGFVDTLGNTLQTQIDALAAAGVTAGCGLNPLRYCPGKPVTRAEMATFLARATGIIE